From Pleurocapsa sp. PCC 7319:
TGGTCTAGAGTGATGTACCTACACTGACCCTTCGGGTACAGATGTAGGCTTCTCCAAATCCCGAAGGACAGAGAGAACTTGCTTCAAGGTACTATTAGTAGTAGATGCGACTATTACTGGATTCCCTTTACGCCGTTTTAAAGTTGGAAACACATCCAGTCCAACCCTCTTGGTATTTATTCCAGCCGAGATGTCTCGGTCTACCAAAAGTTGATATTCTTCATCCCAATATTCTCTGATGCTGCAATCGGTAAAAACAAATTCATCTTTGTACGGCAGCAATTGAGATGTGTATTGTGGATTAACAGGTATTACCAAAGCACCAGCTTTCTCGGCTTTGAACTTCAGTATGTTGAAAAACTGACCAAAGGCAGCATCAGCCCAAGACTTATTTAGTCCTGATTTAGCTGACTGTCCATTAGGTAAAAACTTACCCGTCTCATCAGTTTTAACTTTATTCCTCCGACTCAACCCAGCAAGATTGAGTTGTTCATGAAAGAAAACTTTTTTGCCAGTATTAAGGAGAGCCTGGGCAGTATTGTAGGCATGATCTTTTCTAGCTCTCGCTATTTGCTGATGTAGCTTGGCTTCGCGCTTCGCCAGCTTACGACGAGATTTACTACCTCGTTTTTTTGTAGATTTACGCGCCTGAATCTTGGCTAGTTTGCCTTGAGATTTCCGAAATGACTTAAGACTAGGTAATTTAACGCCTTCGCTCGTAGCCAAATAGTCATTTTCATGAAGAACAGCGTCCATGCCCAATGAGTTATCCCAAGTAGGAGTAATATCGGGCTGGAAATCAGGAACAGAATCGTCTTGTAATCTTAGGTTGATGTACCAACCATCGACTTTCTTGATTACCTGAGCTTGCTTTAATGTTGCACCATCAACCAGTTGTCTATGATGTCGCACCTTGACCATACCTATTTTTGGCAAATTAATATGCAGCCATTTACCACCAACAGAGCAAGAATGAAGCTTTACCCCGCTCATAACCATCGATCTGAAACGTACGCTTGTTTTGAATCTTGGTTTGCCCGAACGCTTACCGTTTTTGTCTCCCGATACGAAACGACTGAAAGCTAGTTTCACCCGTTTGCACACCTCTTGCAGAGTCTGTGAGGGAACAGAATTGAAGTCCAACAATTCACCACTCCAGCCAACAGAAACCAAATCTTTTTTGATTATTGGTAGCTGCTTTTTTTGCCCATAATATTCAGGTTTTTCTTTTAACTGTGGCAAATGACAGATTAATGGGCATCGGTCAGTGTAGCTACGATTCTTCGACCACCAATCAAACCTTTCTCTCAGTTGGCGGTTGTACCAGTACCGACAGATACGAAGCCAGTCATTAAGGACAAGCTTTTGTTCTGTAGTTGGTCTTAGTCGGTACTGGTAGTTGTATAGCAAAATTAGAGTTGCTTATTTTGATACACTGATATTAACATATTTATCTCCACCTATTCATGAAGAAAGATTTTGTATCAAGAGGGCGTTCTGTATCTGATTTAAAAGCTCATTTAGTTTTAACAACCAAATACAGACGTAAAGTTTTGACTGCGCCAATGATAGATAGGCTTCATGAAATCTGGGAATCTTTGTTGGATAAATTTGACGGCAAAATCGTTGAGTTCAACGCAGAGAGTGACCACGCACACTTGCTTTTTCAATACCACCCAGAAATACAATTAAGCAAACTGGTTAATAGCCTTAAAAGTATTTCTAGTCGTAAGCTGAGGCAAGAATTTTTACCAGAACTAGAGAAAACATACTATAAAAAGAAAGTGGTTTGGAATAGTAGCTACTTTCTCGCGTCATGTGGTGGAGTTACTATTTCAACACTGAGAAAATATATAGAAAATCAAGATTCTCCTATAGCTAGTCTATTACTGGCGATTCATCCCACACTCATTGCTGTCGTAATAGAGATGTGGGGCTTCTCGCCAACTAGCTAAAAAGAGCAGTGATCGCTATAAACTAAGGAAATACCTCTAATTTGATAAAGTGTTAAATCTGTTAGTCAATCTAGGGTTGAAACTAAAGGATGGGAGATTCTATTAGAGGAGATAAAAGTATTTGTTTACCAGAATAATTGAGTTCTATCGAGGTGAGATACAATAATTATCAAGTCTTAGATTATCTTTTGTTGAGTACTTTATTGATGATCTAAGCACTATCAAGATGAAGATATTGCTAATCCATGGTCTTAGTCGAACGCCCTTATCACTACTTGGTCTTGAGTGGTACTTGCAAGAAGCAGGATGGAAGACAGAGCAGTTTGGTTACATGGCAGTTGCAGAAACTTTTGATCGCATCGTTGAACGGCTAAGAATTTCTCTTCACAAATTATCTAGCCAAGGGTCATATGGAATTGTTGCTCACTCTCTTGGCGGATTATTGACCCGAGCAGCTTTGGGGTTGAGTTCTATTGAGTTGCCTAAACATATTGTCATGTTAGGTACACCAAATCAGCCACCACGCCTTGCACCCCATGCTTGGCGATTGCCACCTTTTAGATGGTGGACAGGTAAATGCGGATTAAACTTAACTAACCCAAATTTCTTTGCGTCTCTGCCAGGAATTGAATCTGCCTATACAATTGTTGCGGGAACTGGAGGACCAAGAGGATTCTGGAGTCCCTTTGGAGATGAACTTAATGATGGTATTGTTGCCCTTAGTGAAACTCGATTATCTCATCGCGATCGCATAGTTCAACTACCAGTTATGCATACTTTCATGATGAATGATTCCAGAGTCCACAAGACAGTGAGTCAAGCTTTCGATCTTAAAGATTGAGCTTTAAATCAGAATGATTTGGGTCTAGAAGCAACAGGGCTTTAAGCCTTCCCCTCTTTCTCCTGAACTAATCGATCCAGTTCTTGTTGCATCTGCTCGTAAACTTGACGATAGCATTGCTCGACATATTCGCGATCGCGAGCTGCTGACTCTCCATATCGCTCAAAAACGATAGCTGGGCATACCCGAGTGTGTAGAGAGATCGGCAGAGGAATATTAGGTAAAGGACCAAAGGCAATACCCCAAGGCAGGCCAAGGTAAATCGGAAATACTCCAGGATCGAAACCTCCTAACCAAGGTAGCCCCCACTTATGCAATTGCTGTAATTGAGGGTAAATATCTGCCAGCACAATTAAGGTAGAATGTGCTCCGTGAGAAATAAACGGGATAATCGGGGCTTCTTCCTGCAAAGCTAATTTGATAAATCCCTTATGACCATGAAAATAGATCTTGTTTCGCAGAGAATAGGGTCGAAAAACGTCGTTAGCTCCCCCTGGATAGATTAAAACAGCAGCATCTCGACGCAGTGCCGCCCTAGCTAGCTCGGGATGGGGTTGAATGGTACCAACTTGCGTCGCCAAGCGAGCTAGACCTGGTAGAACTTGCCAGATTTTGGGTTCCATTAAGGCATAGGCTAATCGGTCAGTGCCAAATTGTCGGAACCAATCATAGGTCATCATCACAGTATCAGGAGCTGCCAATCCACCATTATGAGAACCGATCAATAGCACTTTTCCGGTTTCAGGAATGTTTTCCCAGCCATCGGTTTGCACCCGAAAATAATACTGATATATCCAACCAAAAAAAGGTATTAGTTGTTCAATTATCTTCGGA
This genomic window contains:
- a CDS encoding RNA-guided endonuclease TnpB family protein, encoding MLYNYQYRLRPTTEQKLVLNDWLRICRYWYNRQLRERFDWWSKNRSYTDRCPLICHLPQLKEKPEYYGQKKQLPIIKKDLVSVGWSGELLDFNSVPSQTLQEVCKRVKLAFSRFVSGDKNGKRSGKPRFKTSVRFRSMVMSGVKLHSCSVGGKWLHINLPKIGMVKVRHHRQLVDGATLKQAQVIKKVDGWYINLRLQDDSVPDFQPDITPTWDNSLGMDAVLHENDYLATSEGVKLPSLKSFRKSQGKLAKIQARKSTKKRGSKSRRKLAKREAKLHQQIARARKDHAYNTAQALLNTGKKVFFHEQLNLAGLSRRNKVKTDETGKFLPNGQSAKSGLNKSWADAAFGQFFNILKFKAEKAGALVIPVNPQYTSQLLPYKDEFVFTDCSIREYWDEEYQLLVDRDISAGINTKRVGLDVFPTLKRRKGNPVIVASTTNSTLKQVLSVLRDLEKPTSVPEGSV
- the tnpA gene encoding IS200/IS605 family transposase; the protein is MKKDFVSRGRSVSDLKAHLVLTTKYRRKVLTAPMIDRLHEIWESLLDKFDGKIVEFNAESDHAHLLFQYHPEIQLSKLVNSLKSISSRKLRQEFLPELEKTYYKKKVVWNSSYFLASCGGVTISTLRKYIENQDSPIASLLLAIHPTLIAVVIEMWGFSPTS
- a CDS encoding triacylglycerol lipase, with protein sequence MKILLIHGLSRTPLSLLGLEWYLQEAGWKTEQFGYMAVAETFDRIVERLRISLHKLSSQGSYGIVAHSLGGLLTRAALGLSSIELPKHIVMLGTPNQPPRLAPHAWRLPPFRWWTGKCGLNLTNPNFFASLPGIESAYTIVAGTGGPRGFWSPFGDELNDGIVALSETRLSHRDRIVQLPVMHTFMMNDSRVHKTVSQAFDLKD
- a CDS encoding 1-acyl-sn-glycerol-3-phosphate acyltransferase, with amino-acid sequence MNHRQPQNLLSIIPSARIFADLYLKALSANPETFTGWSLDDRDPKIIEQLIPFFGWIYQYYFRVQTDGWENIPETGKVLLIGSHNGGLAAPDTVMMTYDWFRQFGTDRLAYALMEPKIWQVLPGLARLATQVGTIQPHPELARAALRRDAAVLIYPGGANDVFRPYSLRNKIYFHGHKGFIKLALQEEAPIIPFISHGAHSTLIVLADIYPQLQQLHKWGLPWLGGFDPGVFPIYLGLPWGIAFGPLPNIPLPISLHTRVCPAIVFERYGESAARDREYVEQCYRQVYEQMQQELDRLVQEKEGKA